One Polyangiaceae bacterium DNA window includes the following coding sequences:
- the tssE gene encoding type VI secretion system baseplate subunit TssE: MERHTWKDQDLEQAVVSHLIRMLNTRQGSSLTCPDYGLIEVSEMLHDFPDAIGIVQRAIKNSIQNYEPRLKNVQVRHIKNEAMHTMVLEFEITGQLHYPDGRRSALRFSTAVDQSGNVKLG; encoded by the coding sequence ATGGAGCGGCATACGTGGAAGGATCAAGACCTCGAACAAGCCGTGGTGTCGCATCTCATCCGCATGCTCAACACGCGTCAGGGCAGCTCACTCACGTGCCCCGACTACGGCCTCATCGAGGTCTCCGAGATGCTGCACGACTTTCCGGATGCGATCGGCATCGTGCAGCGCGCCATCAAAAACAGCATCCAGAACTACGAGCCGCGCCTCAAGAACGTGCAAGTGCGGCACATCAAGAACGAAGCGATGCACACGATGGTGCTCGAGTTCGAAATCACCGGTCAGCTTCACTACCCGGATGGTCGACGGTCTGCGCTGCGCTTCAGCACCGCGGTCGATCAAAGCGGCAACGTGAAGCTCGGATGA